A section of the Echeneis naucrates chromosome 12, fEcheNa1.1, whole genome shotgun sequence genome encodes:
- the LOC115052029 gene encoding SOSS complex subunit C: protein MAANPPGQAFPNKTRVAILAELEKERRRLMQNHSLNTPGASISLSRQSPKEFRENAEQQHIAAQQKAALQHAHAHSSGFFITQDSSFGNLILPVLPRLEPES from the exons ATGGCTGCCAATCCACCCGGACAAG CCTTTCCAAACAAAACACGAGTGGCAATCTTGGctgagctggagaaggagaggaggcggCTGATGCAGAATCATTCTCTGAACACTCCGGGAGCCAG CATTTCTCTGTCCAGACAAAGTCCGAAGGAATTCAGGGAAAATGCAGAACAACAGCACATCGCTGCTCAGCAGAAAGCCGCCCTTCAG CACGCACATGCACATTCATCTGGCTTCTTCATCACTCAAGACTCTTCATTTGGAAACCTCATCCTCCCCGTCCTTCCCCGCCTGGAGCCCGAATcgtga